From a single Mycolicibacterium moriokaense genomic region:
- a CDS encoding VOC family protein yields MTDVSVRYIVDDVDAAVDFYTSLFQFEVAMRPGPGFAMLRRGELRLLLNSPGGGGGAGQTLADGSRPEPGGWNRFQLQVDDLDKAVADVRRAGAELRGEVITGRGGRQALVPDPAGNLVELFESYA; encoded by the coding sequence ATGACCGACGTCAGCGTTCGCTACATCGTCGACGATGTCGATGCTGCAGTGGACTTCTACACATCCCTGTTCCAGTTCGAGGTGGCGATGCGGCCGGGGCCGGGGTTCGCGATGCTGCGCCGCGGAGAGTTGCGGCTGCTGCTGAACTCTCCGGGTGGCGGGGGCGGCGCAGGCCAGACCCTCGCTGACGGTAGCCGGCCAGAACCCGGCGGCTGGAACCGATTTCAGCTGCAGGTGGACGATCTGGACAAGGCCGTCGCCGATGTGCGTAGGGCGGGCGCGGAGCTGCGGGGCGAGGTGATCACCGGCAGGGGCGGACGTCAGGCGCTCGTCCCGGACCCGGCGGGCAACCTCGTCGAACTGTTCGAAAGTTATGCCTAA
- a CDS encoding tetratricopeptide repeat protein, giving the protein MVQDGNRDNRGRGPRRQAPRTSGPNRARRAQPRVDEHPTPQDGPAIPADIEAKQLAPEIRGELTTLDRATADTVARHLVAAGLLLDEDPEAALAHARAARARSGRIAAVREAVGIAAYHAGDWAQALAELRAARRMGSKSALLPLIADCERGVGRPERAIELARSPEAAELTGDDADEMRIVAAGARSDLGQYEQAIAILSTPQLDKTRRGETAARLFYVYAETLLALGRNEEALQWFINAAAADLEGVTDAEDRITELS; this is encoded by the coding sequence GTGGTCCAAGACGGAAACCGCGACAACCGCGGACGCGGCCCCCGGCGGCAGGCGCCGCGCACGTCGGGTCCCAACCGGGCTCGTCGAGCTCAGCCGAGAGTCGACGAACACCCGACACCACAGGACGGCCCGGCCATCCCCGCCGACATCGAGGCCAAACAGTTGGCGCCCGAGATCCGCGGTGAACTCACGACTTTGGACCGTGCGACGGCCGATACGGTGGCAAGGCACCTGGTGGCCGCCGGCCTGCTCCTCGATGAAGATCCCGAAGCGGCACTGGCGCACGCCCGCGCGGCCCGCGCCCGCTCCGGTCGCATCGCCGCGGTCCGCGAAGCCGTCGGGATCGCCGCGTACCACGCCGGCGACTGGGCACAGGCCCTCGCCGAGCTACGCGCCGCGCGCCGCATGGGCAGCAAGTCGGCGCTGCTTCCTCTGATCGCCGACTGCGAACGCGGTGTGGGCCGCCCGGAACGGGCGATCGAGCTGGCCCGCAGTCCGGAAGCCGCAGAGCTGACCGGCGACGACGCCGACGAGATGCGCATCGTCGCGGCCGGCGCCCGTTCGGATCTCGGTCAGTACGAGCAGGCCATCGCGATTCTGTCGACCCCGCAGTTGGACAAGACCCGCCGCGGTGAGACCGCCGCGCGACTCTTCTACGTCTACGCCGAAACGCTGCTGGCGCTCGGACGTAACGAGGAGGCGCTGCAGTGGTTCATCAACGCCGCCGCCGCGGATCTCGAGGGAGTGACCGACGCCGAGGACCGGATCACGGAGCTGAGCTGA
- the tyrS gene encoding tyrosine--tRNA ligase, translated as MTSTGASILDELDWRGLIAQSTDRDALAAVLAAGPTTVYSGFDPTAPSLHAGHLIPLLTLRRFQQAGHRPIVLAGGATGMIGDPRDVGERTLNSADTVAEWADRIRGQLERFVDFNESPTGAVVENNLTWTAQMNAIEFLRDIGKHFSVNVMLDRDTVRRRLEGEGISYTEFSYMLLQANDFVELHQRYGCALQIGGSDQWGNIIAGVRLVRQKTGATVHALTTPLVTDSEGQKFGKSTGGGSLWLDPEMTSPYAWYQYFVNTADADVIRYLRWFTFLSADELAELEQATAERPHERAGQRRLARELTTLVHGEAATESVEHASQALFGRGELTRLDEPTLAAALREASVAELQPGQPDAITDLLVASGLAASKGAARRTIGEGGAYVNNVRIESEEWAPQPSDFLHGRWLVLRRGKRNIAGVHRVG; from the coding sequence GTGACTTCTACGGGCGCATCCATCCTCGATGAGCTGGACTGGCGCGGGCTGATCGCGCAGTCCACCGACCGCGACGCATTGGCAGCGGTGCTGGCCGCCGGGCCCACGACCGTCTATTCAGGCTTCGACCCGACGGCGCCGAGCCTGCACGCAGGACACCTCATCCCGCTGCTGACGCTGCGCCGTTTTCAGCAGGCGGGACACCGTCCGATCGTCCTGGCCGGTGGTGCGACGGGCATGATCGGCGATCCGCGCGACGTCGGGGAGCGCACGCTGAACAGCGCTGACACGGTCGCCGAGTGGGCCGATCGCATACGTGGCCAGCTGGAGCGTTTCGTCGACTTCAACGAATCGCCGACCGGCGCCGTTGTAGAGAACAACCTCACGTGGACCGCCCAGATGAATGCGATCGAGTTCCTTCGCGATATCGGGAAACACTTCTCCGTCAACGTGATGCTCGACCGGGACACGGTGCGCCGCCGCCTCGAAGGCGAAGGCATCTCCTACACCGAATTCAGCTACATGCTGTTGCAGGCCAACGACTTCGTGGAGCTTCACCAGCGATACGGATGCGCACTGCAGATCGGCGGGTCCGATCAATGGGGCAACATCATCGCCGGCGTTCGGCTCGTCCGCCAGAAGACCGGCGCGACCGTGCATGCCCTGACCACCCCGCTCGTCACCGATTCCGAAGGCCAGAAGTTCGGAAAGTCGACCGGCGGCGGCAGCCTGTGGCTCGACCCGGAGATGACGAGTCCCTACGCCTGGTACCAGTACTTCGTGAACACCGCCGACGCGGACGTGATCCGCTACCTGCGGTGGTTCACCTTCCTTTCCGCGGATGAATTGGCGGAGCTGGAGCAGGCAACGGCGGAGCGACCGCACGAACGTGCCGGTCAGCGTCGGCTGGCGCGGGAGCTGACGACCCTGGTGCACGGTGAGGCCGCGACGGAGTCGGTCGAACACGCCAGCCAGGCACTGTTCGGTCGTGGTGAACTCACCCGCCTGGACGAGCCGACGTTGGCCGCCGCGCTGCGCGAGGCATCGGTCGCCGAACTGCAGCCGGGACAACCCGACGCGATCACCGACCTGCTGGTGGCCAGCGGTTTGGCGGCGAGCAAGGGCGCGGCCCGCCGCACGATCGGCGAGGGCGGGGCATACGTCAACAACGTTCGTATCGAGAGTGAAGAGTGGGCGCCCCAGCCGTCGGACTTCCTGCACGGCCGCTGGCTGGTGCTGCGCCGGGGCAAGCGGAATATCGCCGGCGTCCATCGCGTTGGCTAG
- the steA gene encoding putative cytokinetic ring protein SteA, giving the protein MKMSALLSRNASSRPGITGTARVDRDMDRLLRRINPGDIVVIDALDLDRITADALVESGVTAVVNASPSISGRYPNLGPEVLVANGVTLIDDTGAEVFKKVKDGARVRLYDGGVYSGDKLLIQGAERTDHEIHELMHEAKSGLVAHLEAFAGNTIEFIRSESPLLIDGIGIPDIDVDMNRRHVVIVADEPSSATDLKALKPFIKEYQPVLVGVGTGADVLRKAGYRPQLIVGDPDKISADALRCGAQVVLPADADGHAAGLERIQDLGVGAMTFPAAGSAADLALLLCDHHGASLIVTAGHTATIEEFFDRSRQQSNPSTFLTRLKVGEKLVDAKAVATLYRSRVSGGAIALLVLAMLVAVIVALWVSRVDATLVDWVVDYWNRFSLWVQSWVT; this is encoded by the coding sequence ATGAAGATGTCAGCGCTGCTATCCCGTAATGCCAGCTCTCGCCCGGGCATCACCGGCACCGCCCGGGTCGACCGGGACATGGATCGGCTGCTGCGTCGCATCAACCCGGGTGACATCGTCGTCATCGACGCCCTGGATCTGGACCGGATCACGGCCGACGCGCTCGTCGAATCCGGCGTCACGGCGGTCGTCAACGCTTCACCGTCGATCTCTGGTCGATACCCCAACCTGGGGCCCGAGGTCCTGGTCGCCAACGGCGTCACCTTGATCGACGACACCGGCGCCGAGGTGTTCAAGAAGGTCAAGGACGGCGCCCGCGTGCGGTTGTACGACGGCGGCGTCTACTCCGGCGACAAGCTGCTGATCCAGGGCGCCGAGCGGACCGACCATGAGATCCACGAGCTGATGCACGAGGCGAAGAGCGGGCTCGTGGCGCATCTGGAAGCCTTCGCGGGCAACACCATCGAGTTCATCCGCAGTGAGAGCCCGCTGCTGATCGACGGCATCGGCATCCCGGACATCGACGTGGACATGAACCGCCGCCACGTCGTGATCGTGGCCGACGAGCCGAGTTCGGCCACCGATCTCAAGGCGCTCAAGCCGTTCATCAAGGAGTACCAGCCGGTGCTGGTGGGCGTCGGCACCGGAGCCGACGTGCTGCGCAAGGCCGGCTACCGCCCGCAGCTCATCGTCGGGGACCCCGACAAGATCAGTGCCGACGCACTGCGGTGCGGTGCGCAGGTCGTGCTGCCCGCCGACGCCGACGGCCACGCAGCAGGACTCGAGCGCATACAGGACCTCGGGGTCGGGGCCATGACCTTCCCGGCCGCCGGATCGGCCGCCGACCTGGCGCTGCTGCTCTGTGATCACCACGGCGCGTCGCTGATCGTGACCGCGGGCCACACCGCGACAATCGAGGAGTTCTTCGACCGGTCGCGCCAGCAGAGCAACCCGTCGACCTTCCTCACCCGGCTGAAGGTCGGCGAGAAGCTGGTCGACGCGAAGGCCGTCGCCACGCTGTACCGCAGCCGGGTCTCCGGCGGGGCGATCGCCCTGCTGGTGCTCGCCATGCTGGTCGCGGTGATCGTCGCGCTGTGGGTCTCGCGGGTCGATGCGACGCTGGTGGACTGGGTCGTGGACTACTGGAACCGTTTCTCGCTCTGGGTCCAGAGCTGGGTCACCTAG
- a CDS encoding TlyA family RNA methyltransferase gives MARRARVDAELVRRGLARSRQQAAELIGAGRVSIDGMPAAKPATAVAVSARLTVDDADERDWVSRGAHKLMGALDGFGLAVDGRRCLDAGASTGGFTEVLLDRGAREVVAVDVGYGQLAWSLRNDPRVTVMERTNVRSLTPDAIGGPVDLVVADLSFISLSTVLPALTSCAGPDADIVPMVKPQFEVGKDRVGAGGVVSDPQLRSEAVLTVAKRAAELQWHAVAVTASPLPGPSGNVEYFLRLRARTDDPLQGEALEQAVRQAVTEGPQ, from the coding sequence GTGGCGCGGCGGGCACGTGTTGACGCCGAACTGGTGCGACGCGGGTTGGCCCGCTCCCGCCAGCAGGCCGCCGAGCTGATCGGCGCCGGGCGGGTCAGCATCGACGGCATGCCTGCCGCCAAACCCGCGACCGCGGTCGCGGTCAGTGCCAGATTGACGGTTGACGACGCCGACGAACGTGACTGGGTGTCGCGGGGTGCGCACAAGCTGATGGGTGCACTCGACGGATTCGGGTTGGCGGTCGACGGCCGCCGGTGCCTGGATGCCGGCGCCTCGACCGGTGGGTTCACCGAGGTCCTGCTTGACCGCGGAGCCCGCGAGGTCGTCGCCGTCGACGTCGGATACGGCCAGCTCGCGTGGTCGCTGCGCAACGACCCACGCGTCACGGTGATGGAGCGGACCAACGTGCGGTCGCTGACGCCCGACGCCATCGGCGGCCCGGTCGACCTCGTGGTCGCCGATCTGTCCTTCATCTCGCTGTCCACCGTGCTGCCGGCGTTGACGTCGTGCGCGGGTCCCGACGCCGATATCGTTCCCATGGTGAAGCCGCAATTCGAGGTCGGCAAGGATCGGGTGGGCGCGGGAGGCGTCGTCTCGGATCCGCAATTGCGCAGCGAGGCGGTGCTCACCGTCGCCAAACGCGCTGCCGAGCTGCAATGGCACGCCGTCGCGGTCACCGCGAGCCCGTTGCCCGGTCCGTCCGGCAACGTCGAATACTTTCTGCGCTTACGGGCACGCACCGACGACCCACTGCAGGGGGAGGCGCTCGAACAGGCAGTGCGCCAAGCCGTTACGGAGGGGCCGCAATGA
- a CDS encoding TetR/AcrR family transcriptional regulator, producing the protein MSQKRQPDPRVNHSRKVILRAALDEFATAGYAGFRMESVAARAGVGRSTLYRHWPDKTALLADALETLNVQPNPERELVSGTARQRVELLLRHLARALTDSPVAACIPALIHASEHDPAVRDFFHRYSAQRRRRLTDTIAAGVEDGEFPARVDAEAASVALSGAVFYRRLMTSDGVDDAFIADSIDTVLAT; encoded by the coding sequence ATGTCCCAAAAAAGACAGCCCGATCCCCGGGTCAATCACTCCCGGAAGGTCATCCTCCGCGCTGCGCTCGACGAGTTCGCGACCGCGGGATACGCGGGCTTTCGGATGGAGTCAGTGGCGGCGCGCGCGGGCGTCGGGCGCAGCACCCTGTACCGGCACTGGCCGGACAAGACGGCGCTTCTCGCCGATGCGCTGGAGACGCTCAACGTGCAACCAAACCCGGAGCGCGAACTCGTTTCCGGCACCGCCCGGCAGCGGGTCGAGTTGCTACTGCGCCATCTCGCCCGCGCGCTGACCGATTCGCCGGTGGCGGCGTGCATCCCCGCTCTGATTCATGCGTCGGAACACGATCCAGCCGTCCGTGATTTCTTTCACCGCTACTCGGCGCAACGGCGCCGGCGTCTGACCGACACCATTGCCGCGGGCGTGGAGGACGGCGAGTTTCCGGCACGCGTCGACGCTGAGGCCGCGTCGGTGGCGTTGTCCGGTGCGGTGTTCTATCGGCGGCTGATGACTAGTGATGGCGTCGACGACGCATTCATCGCCGACTCGATCGACACCGTTCTGGCGACCTAG
- a CDS encoding HAD-IIA family hydrolase — translation MSTLVQEHDCLLLDLDGTVFRGHEATEGAVETLSTVDARTLYVTNNASRSPAEVAQHLHELGFAADPGDVVTSAQSAANLLAAQLSPGAAVLIVGTEALAAEVRGVGLKPVRQWSDGPEAVVQGHSPQTGWPDLAEAALAIRNGALWVAANIDLTLPSERGLLPGNGSMVAALKAATNQEPQVAGKPHPTLMNDALARGTFRTPLVVGDRLDTDIAGANAAGLPSLMVLTGVSTAQDLVRAAASERPVYLAADLRSLYAGSDILRIGPHPGWRIEIGPSEVTVHATGSDTGDPLSVVRATACAVWEANLDGRQFTISAGDDTARQAMQPWSLLTQPNPLA, via the coding sequence GTGAGCACCCTTGTGCAGGAACATGATTGCCTGCTGCTCGACCTCGACGGCACCGTCTTCCGCGGACACGAAGCCACCGAAGGCGCGGTCGAAACACTGTCCACCGTCGACGCCCGCACCCTGTACGTCACGAACAACGCGTCGCGTAGCCCGGCCGAGGTCGCCCAGCATCTCCATGAGCTGGGCTTCGCCGCCGACCCCGGCGATGTCGTCACCAGTGCGCAGAGCGCGGCAAACCTACTCGCCGCCCAATTGTCGCCCGGCGCAGCGGTTCTCATCGTCGGCACGGAGGCGTTGGCCGCCGAGGTACGCGGGGTCGGACTGAAGCCGGTGCGTCAATGGTCCGACGGACCGGAGGCCGTCGTCCAGGGACACTCCCCGCAGACCGGCTGGCCCGACCTCGCCGAAGCGGCGTTGGCGATCCGAAACGGCGCCCTCTGGGTCGCGGCCAACATCGACCTGACCCTGCCGTCGGAACGCGGCCTGCTGCCCGGCAACGGGTCGATGGTCGCGGCGCTGAAGGCGGCGACCAACCAGGAGCCACAGGTCGCGGGCAAGCCGCACCCGACGCTGATGAACGACGCCCTGGCCCGCGGCACGTTCCGGACGCCGCTGGTGGTCGGCGACCGCCTCGACACCGATATCGCCGGGGCGAATGCCGCCGGTCTGCCGAGTCTGATGGTGCTGACCGGCGTCAGCACCGCGCAGGACCTGGTCCGGGCGGCCGCCTCAGAGCGGCCCGTCTACCTCGCGGCCGATCTGCGCTCCCTCTACGCCGGCTCGGACATCCTTCGCATCGGGCCGCACCCGGGCTGGCGCATCGAGATCGGCCCGTCCGAAGTGACCGTCCACGCCACGGGCAGCGACACCGGGGACCCGCTCTCGGTCGTCCGCGCCACCGCCTGCGCGGTATGGGAGGCGAACCTGGACGGCCGCCAATTCACCATTTCCGCGGGCGACGACACCGCGCGACAGGCCATGCAGCCGTGGTCCCTACTCACCCAGCCGAATCCGCTAGCGTGA
- a CDS encoding copper transporter, producing the protein MISLRSHAISLAAVFLALAIGVALGSGLLSNTVLSGLRDDKHELQKQIDTLTDDKNLLNEKLSAAGEFDAMMAPRILHGTLDGKSVVVFRTPDAADDDVDALERLVAQAGGTITGTVDLTREFVDAHSAAKLLSVVNSPIVPAGKQLNTLSVDQGSQAGDLLGITLLISKDPKVAAVDEAQRETVLQTLRDTGFITYGNQRIGPANTALIVTGGPLKEDAGNQGATVARFAAGMAPHGSGTVLVGRDGSSSGTAAVAVTRSDSALSTVISTVDDVDSESGRLTSVLALSDLAAGGKPGQYGIGKGAGSVTVPQ; encoded by the coding sequence ATGATTTCCCTGCGCTCACACGCGATTTCACTGGCGGCGGTGTTCCTCGCGTTGGCTATCGGGGTCGCCCTCGGGTCGGGTCTGCTGTCCAACACCGTGCTGTCCGGTCTGCGTGACGACAAGCACGAGTTGCAGAAGCAGATCGACACGCTCACCGACGACAAGAACCTGCTCAATGAAAAGCTGAGTGCTGCAGGGGAATTCGACGCCATGATGGCGCCGCGGATCCTGCACGGAACCCTGGACGGAAAGTCCGTCGTGGTGTTCCGGACACCGGATGCGGCCGACGACGACGTCGACGCGTTGGAGCGACTGGTCGCGCAGGCCGGCGGAACGATCACCGGCACAGTGGATCTCACGCGAGAGTTCGTCGACGCGCATTCGGCCGCGAAGCTGCTCTCGGTGGTGAACTCGCCGATCGTGCCCGCAGGAAAACAGCTGAACACCCTGTCGGTGGATCAGGGCTCGCAGGCCGGTGACCTGTTGGGCATCACCCTGCTGATCAGCAAGGACCCGAAAGTCGCGGCAGTCGACGAGGCACAGCGCGAAACCGTCCTGCAGACGCTGCGTGACACGGGCTTCATCACCTACGGCAACCAGCGCATCGGCCCGGCCAACACCGCACTGATCGTGACGGGCGGCCCGCTGAAAGAGGACGCCGGAAACCAGGGCGCGACAGTCGCCAGGTTCGCGGCGGGCATGGCCCCGCACGGCTCCGGCACGGTGCTGGTCGGACGCGACGGATCGTCGTCCGGTACCGCAGCGGTGGCCGTGACGAGGTCAGACTCGGCGCTGAGCACCGTGATCAGCACGGTCGATGACGTCGACTCGGAATCCGGCCGGCTCACCTCGGTGCTGGCCCTGAGCGACCTGGCCGCCGGCGGCAAGCCCGGCCAGTACGGCATCGGCAAGGGTGCGGGATCGGTAACCGTCCCGCAATGA
- a CDS encoding NAD kinase encodes MTAERNILLVLHAGRDDATDVARRVQKVCGDNGIGLKVLSAEAVDRAPAHLSPDEIPGLGAGVEIVDAEERAAEGCELVLVLGGDGSFLRGAELARNVEIPVLGVNLGRIGFLAEAEADSIDSVLDHIVKRDYRVEERMTLDVVVRAEGEIIDRGWALNEASLEKGPRLGVLGAVLEVDGRPVSAFGCDGVLVATPTGSTAWAFSAGGPIVWPDLEAILVVPNNAHALFARPMVTSPNANIAIEVEASGHDALVFCDGRREMVVPAGGRLEVTRCGTPLKWVRLDSAPFTDRLVRKFRLPVTGWRGQ; translated from the coding sequence ATGACCGCCGAGCGCAACATCCTGCTGGTGCTGCACGCGGGCCGAGACGACGCCACCGACGTAGCGCGCCGGGTGCAGAAAGTATGCGGCGACAACGGAATCGGGCTCAAAGTACTGTCCGCCGAGGCCGTTGACCGTGCGCCCGCGCACCTGTCGCCGGACGAGATCCCCGGCCTGGGCGCCGGAGTCGAGATCGTCGACGCTGAGGAGCGCGCCGCCGAAGGCTGTGAACTCGTGCTCGTCCTCGGTGGTGACGGTAGTTTCCTACGTGGAGCCGAATTGGCCCGCAACGTCGAAATCCCCGTCCTCGGTGTGAATCTGGGCCGTATCGGCTTCCTCGCCGAGGCCGAGGCCGACTCCATCGACTCCGTCCTCGACCACATCGTCAAGCGGGACTACCGCGTCGAGGAGCGGATGACTCTCGACGTCGTGGTGCGCGCCGAAGGGGAGATCATCGACCGCGGTTGGGCGCTCAACGAGGCCAGCCTCGAGAAGGGGCCGCGGCTGGGAGTTCTCGGCGCGGTGCTCGAAGTCGACGGTCGTCCCGTGTCCGCGTTCGGGTGCGACGGCGTGCTCGTGGCGACGCCGACCGGATCGACGGCGTGGGCATTCTCGGCGGGCGGGCCGATCGTGTGGCCCGACCTCGAGGCAATCCTGGTGGTGCCCAACAACGCTCACGCTCTGTTCGCCCGTCCGATGGTCACCAGCCCCAACGCCAACATCGCCATCGAGGTCGAGGCCAGCGGTCACGACGCGCTGGTCTTCTGCGACGGCCGGCGCGAAATGGTGGTGCCCGCAGGCGGCCGGCTTGAAGTGACGCGGTGTGGCACACCGCTGAAGTGGGTGCGACTGGACAGTGCGCCGTTCACCGACCGCCTGGTGCGCAAGTTCCGGTTGCCGGTCACGGGGTGGCGCGGACAGTAG
- the recN gene encoding DNA repair protein RecN, which yields MLAEIRIESLGAISTATAEFDRGLTVLTGETGTGKTMVVTGLHLLGGARADATRVRSGAERAVVEGRFTTSELGEGVTAQIEEILDSSGAERDDDGSVIAARSVSRDGPSRAFLGGRSVPAKSLATFTTEVLTLHGQNDQLRLMRPDEQRAALDRFVDIEKQLKRYQKLREEWLAARRDLVDRTQRARELAQEADRLKFGLNEINTVAPQPGEDEALVADIQRLSELDAVRDAAHTARAALSGADDASAEAVSAIGSVGQAKSALESTDDAALRALAAQLDSALVVIGDVASELGDYVAALPSDASTLESKLLRQSELRTLTRKYAADIDGVLQWAQEALDRLAQLDVSEEALSELERQVARLHDEVVVAANDLTKARTKAAKGLAKAVTAELSGLAMADAEFTVSVAPLAARADDAAPLTVSPGVTVHAGQYGVDAVEFGFAAHRGIDVLPLNKSASGGELSRVMLALEVVLAASTEGTTMVFDEVDAGVGGRAAVQIGRRLARLARTHQVIVVTHLPQVAAYADSHLMVDSGGRGKASGVRRLDDDERVAELARMLAGLGESDSGRAHARELLEAAQQERAND from the coding sequence GTGCTAGCCGAGATCCGTATCGAGTCGCTGGGTGCGATCAGCACCGCGACCGCCGAATTCGACCGAGGTCTCACCGTGCTGACCGGCGAGACCGGCACCGGAAAGACCATGGTGGTCACGGGTCTACATCTGCTCGGCGGTGCGCGCGCCGACGCCACGCGGGTGCGCTCAGGTGCCGAACGCGCGGTCGTCGAAGGCCGGTTCACGACCAGCGAACTGGGGGAGGGCGTCACCGCCCAGATCGAGGAGATCCTCGATTCGTCGGGCGCCGAGCGTGACGACGACGGCAGCGTCATCGCAGCACGGTCCGTATCGCGCGACGGGCCCTCACGGGCCTTCCTCGGCGGACGCAGCGTGCCCGCAAAGTCGTTGGCCACCTTCACCACCGAAGTGCTCACCCTGCACGGCCAGAACGATCAGCTCCGGCTGATGCGACCCGACGAGCAGCGCGCGGCGCTGGACCGGTTCGTTGACATCGAGAAGCAGCTGAAGCGGTACCAGAAACTGCGCGAGGAGTGGCTGGCGGCGCGGCGTGACCTCGTCGACCGCACACAGCGGGCCCGCGAACTCGCTCAGGAGGCGGATCGGCTCAAGTTCGGTTTGAACGAGATCAACACCGTCGCACCGCAACCCGGTGAGGACGAGGCGCTCGTCGCCGACATTCAACGCTTGTCGGAACTGGATGCGGTGCGCGATGCCGCACACACTGCGCGCGCCGCGCTGTCGGGGGCGGACGACGCGTCGGCCGAAGCCGTGTCGGCGATCGGCAGTGTGGGGCAGGCGAAGTCGGCGCTGGAATCTACTGACGACGCCGCGTTGCGCGCGCTGGCCGCACAGCTCGACAGCGCGCTGGTCGTAATCGGTGACGTGGCAAGCGAACTCGGCGACTATGTGGCCGCGCTGCCCAGCGATGCGAGCACGCTCGAATCGAAGCTGTTGCGCCAGAGCGAGCTACGCACACTGACCCGCAAGTACGCCGCCGACATCGACGGTGTCCTGCAGTGGGCACAGGAGGCGCTGGACCGGTTGGCGCAGCTTGACGTCTCCGAGGAGGCGCTCTCCGAGCTGGAGCGCCAGGTCGCGCGCCTGCACGACGAGGTCGTGGTCGCGGCCAACGACCTGACCAAGGCACGGACCAAGGCGGCCAAGGGTTTGGCGAAGGCGGTGACCGCCGAGCTCTCCGGGCTGGCGATGGCCGACGCCGAGTTCACCGTGTCCGTCGCACCGCTGGCCGCCCGGGCTGACGACGCCGCACCGCTGACGGTGTCGCCGGGCGTGACCGTCCACGCCGGCCAATACGGCGTCGACGCCGTGGAGTTCGGCTTCGCAGCGCATCGCGGTATCGACGTGCTGCCGCTGAACAAGAGCGCATCCGGCGGTGAGCTGTCGCGCGTCATGCTCGCACTCGAGGTCGTGCTGGCCGCCTCGACCGAGGGAACGACGATGGTCTTCGACGAGGTCGACGCGGGCGTCGGCGGTCGCGCGGCGGTGCAGATCGGCCGCCGGCTGGCGCGATTGGCCCGCACGCACCAGGTCATCGTCGTCACCCACCTGCCGCAAGTGGCCGCCTACGCCGACAGCCACCTCATGGTCGACAGCGGCGGGAGGGGTAAGGCCAGTGGCGTACGACGCCTCGACGACGACGAGCGCGTCGCAGAGCTCGCGCGCATGCTCGCCGGGCTCGGCGAATCCGACAGTGGCCGCGCGCACGCACGCGAACTCCTCGAGGCCGCACAGCAAGAGCGCGCGAACGACTAG